Proteins co-encoded in one Hymenobacter swuensis DY53 genomic window:
- a CDS encoding pyridoxal phosphate-dependent aminotransferase — protein MLQLSQRGVALPASPYRKLTPYADAARQRGLIVHPLNIGQPDIETPPAMLAAVQQASIEVLEYSPTAGYLSYRHKLAEYYQRLGLPVVPEDVLVTTGGSEAISFALLGCLDPGDEFIVPEPFYGPYAAFAVATGTHVVAVTARLEDNFALPPITDFERRITPRTKAILICSPNNPTGYVYSRAEMEQLKDLCLRHNLYLLSDEAYREFCYDAEYTSALHLQGADDHIVLLDTISKRYSACGARIGAIVTKNRALRDVFFKLAQLRVSPPGLGQLLAEAAADLPETYFDHTKAEYLARRDLMLRRMRAMPGVQVPTPSGAFYVIAHLPVDDADRFAQWLLESFSHHGQTLMISPASGFYATPGLGRQQVRLAYVVNQEVIGKAMDCLAAALEQYPGRTLE, from the coding sequence ATGCTGCAACTTTCTCAGCGCGGGGTGGCTTTGCCTGCTTCTCCGTACCGCAAACTCACACCTTACGCCGATGCCGCCCGCCAGCGCGGCCTCATCGTGCATCCCCTCAACATCGGCCAACCCGATATCGAAACGCCCCCGGCCATGCTGGCGGCGGTACAGCAGGCCAGCATTGAGGTGCTGGAATACAGCCCCACGGCCGGCTACCTGAGCTACCGTCACAAGCTGGCCGAGTACTACCAGCGTCTGGGGCTGCCGGTAGTGCCTGAGGATGTGCTGGTAACCACCGGGGGCAGCGAGGCCATTTCGTTTGCCTTGTTGGGCTGCCTTGACCCCGGCGACGAGTTCATTGTGCCGGAGCCCTTTTATGGTCCATACGCGGCTTTTGCCGTCGCCACGGGCACCCACGTAGTGGCCGTTACAGCGCGCCTGGAGGACAATTTTGCTTTGCCGCCTATTACAGATTTTGAACGCAGGATTACGCCCCGCACCAAAGCCATTCTGATCTGCAGTCCCAACAACCCTACCGGCTACGTGTACAGTCGGGCGGAAATGGAGCAGCTCAAGGACCTGTGTCTGCGCCACAACCTCTACCTGCTTTCTGACGAGGCCTATCGGGAATTCTGCTACGACGCGGAGTACACCAGCGCCCTGCACCTGCAGGGAGCCGACGACCACATTGTGCTGCTCGACACCATCTCGAAGCGCTACAGTGCCTGCGGCGCCCGCATTGGGGCCATCGTGACCAAAAACCGTGCTCTGCGTGACGTGTTTTTCAAGCTGGCGCAACTGCGGGTGAGTCCGCCCGGCCTGGGGCAGCTGCTGGCCGAAGCCGCCGCCGACCTGCCCGAAACCTACTTCGACCACACCAAAGCCGAGTACCTGGCCCGCCGTGACCTGATGCTGCGCCGTATGCGGGCCATGCCCGGCGTACAGGTGCCCACACCCAGCGGGGCCTTCTACGTCATTGCCCATTTGCCCGTAGATGACGCCGACCGGTTTGCGCAGTGGCTGCTCGAAAGCTTCAGTCACCACGGCCAGACGCTGATGATTTCCCCGGCCTCTGGCTTCTACGCCACGCCGGGGCTGGGCCGCCAGCAGGTGCGCCTGGCCTACGTCGTCAACCAGGAAGTCATCGGTAAAGCCATGGACTGCCTGGCAGCGGCGCTGGAGCAGTATCCAGGCCGTACGCTGGAATAA
- a CDS encoding DinB family protein, whose amino-acid sequence MLTPNQPEVWLRGPLPALSPLLQPLAHALLQAREELTAALHDFPDELLAARPAGVASVGFHLRHLSGVLDRMQTYARHEPLSAEQFAYLAAEKEGLMPPQTTAELLQAFSEAVDAMLQTLRATPEAVLPEFRPVGRAGLPSTVMGLLTHAAEHTTRHTGQLLVTARVARAGIR is encoded by the coding sequence ATGCTGACTCCCAACCAACCCGAAGTGTGGCTGCGTGGCCCGTTACCCGCTCTGTCACCGTTGCTGCAGCCCCTGGCCCACGCGCTGCTGCAGGCGCGGGAAGAGCTGACGGCCGCGCTACACGACTTTCCCGATGAGCTGCTGGCCGCCCGCCCGGCCGGGGTGGCTTCCGTGGGCTTTCACCTGCGCCACCTGAGCGGAGTGCTGGACCGGATGCAGACCTACGCCCGCCACGAGCCGCTCAGCGCGGAGCAGTTTGCGTACCTGGCCGCCGAAAAAGAGGGACTGATGCCGCCCCAGACCACGGCAGAGCTGCTGCAAGCTTTTTCCGAAGCCGTGGATGCCATGCTCCAGACCCTGCGCGCCACGCCCGAGGCAGTGCTGCCGGAGTTTCGGCCGGTAGGGCGGGCGGGGCTGCCCAGTACCGTAATGGGCCTGCTGACCCATGCCGCCGAGCATACTACGCGCCACACCGGTCAGCTTCTGGTAACGGCTCGGGTGGCGCGGGCCGGCATCCGGTAA
- a CDS encoding glycoside hydrolase family 16 protein, whose amino-acid sequence MKKLLALFILFQTVQPSAQAQKPLRYRDWQLVFLDDFDTYRDIADMEARSPWQFTPDNYRTLVGNKIEDEYYDRRNAELHDGNLHLTARPLAEPMEYRYSIDGRDTMKLLHYESGWINLKPTFRPNPALGDTARWEGNRGFQYGLFEIRCKLGGGLGTWPAFWLSSGPTEIDIFEGGDPREVSNNIHFSSSTEPYRAKEFHYRYPGTPDLTQGFHTFSVIWTAEAVTYYLDRKWLRTVPAAEIPTYAAPTDIIANQAVTNYATPGLWPGLPDQRQSTLVIDYIKVYKQKAVLKPTANR is encoded by the coding sequence ATGAAGAAGCTGCTTGCCCTGTTTATCCTGTTCCAGACTGTTCAGCCATCGGCGCAGGCCCAGAAGCCGTTGCGTTACCGCGACTGGCAGCTGGTGTTCCTGGATGATTTCGATACTTACCGGGACATAGCCGATATGGAGGCCCGCTCGCCCTGGCAGTTTACGCCCGACAACTACCGAACCTTGGTGGGCAATAAAATTGAGGATGAATACTACGACCGTCGCAATGCGGAACTGCACGACGGCAACCTGCACCTGACGGCCCGCCCGCTGGCTGAGCCGATGGAATACCGATACTCCATAGATGGCCGCGACACCATGAAGCTGTTGCACTATGAGTCGGGCTGGATTAACCTCAAACCTACCTTCCGGCCCAACCCCGCCCTAGGCGATACCGCCCGCTGGGAAGGTAACCGGGGGTTTCAGTACGGGTTATTTGAAATCCGGTGTAAGCTGGGCGGCGGCCTGGGTACCTGGCCCGCATTCTGGCTTTCGAGTGGCCCCACCGAAATCGACATTTTTGAAGGCGGCGACCCACGCGAGGTATCCAACAACATTCACTTCAGCTCTTCCACCGAGCCGTACCGGGCCAAGGAATTTCATTACCGCTACCCCGGTACCCCAGATCTGACCCAGGGCTTCCATACGTTTTCCGTTATCTGGACGGCGGAAGCAGTTACTTATTACCTGGACCGGAAGTGGCTCAGAACGGTGCCAGCTGCGGAAATTCCCACCTACGCGGCTCCGACTGATATCATTGCCAACCAAGCCGTGACGAACTACGCCACTCCTGGCCTATGGCCCGGCCTGCCCGATCAACGGCAAAGCACGCTTGTCATCGACTACATTAAAGTATATAAGCAGAAAGCCGTGCTCAAGCCCACTGCCAACCGATAA
- a CDS encoding M12 family metallopeptidase, with amino-acid sequence MRKQPFSVLALLTTVGTISLASCNKENETQPAQVEQAQDAKAEEAYPGQTGAAKAGTWGGESITYQEINGEKVYEGDILLTAEQVAASEGQNRPSSAGRTTGRWPSAVVYYTIDAALPSQSRVTSAISHWQANSPVRFVQRTTQSNYVTFRVGSGCSSNIGMVGGRQYINLASGCTTGNTIHEIGHALGLFHEQTRTDRDNYVNILTQNIQSGYEGNFTKYSALGYGGTDYGVLDFGSIMMYGSFSFSSNGQPTITKKDGSTFNIQRTGLSAGDKSGIDAMY; translated from the coding sequence ATGCGCAAACAACCATTTTCCGTCCTCGCCCTGCTGACAACCGTTGGTACTATTTCCTTAGCAAGTTGCAACAAGGAAAACGAAACCCAGCCCGCGCAGGTAGAGCAGGCCCAGGATGCCAAGGCCGAGGAAGCCTACCCCGGCCAGACGGGTGCGGCCAAAGCCGGTACCTGGGGCGGGGAGTCCATCACCTACCAGGAAATCAACGGGGAGAAGGTGTACGAAGGCGACATTCTGCTGACGGCCGAGCAGGTAGCAGCTTCTGAGGGCCAGAACCGCCCTAGCAGTGCCGGCCGCACCACCGGCCGCTGGCCCTCGGCCGTGGTATATTACACTATTGATGCCGCGCTGCCCAGCCAGAGCCGCGTGACCAGCGCCATTTCCCACTGGCAGGCCAACTCCCCGGTACGCTTCGTGCAGCGCACCACCCAGAGCAACTACGTGACGTTCCGGGTAGGCTCGGGCTGCTCCTCCAACATCGGCATGGTGGGCGGCCGGCAGTACATTAATCTGGCATCAGGCTGCACCACCGGCAACACCATCCACGAAATCGGGCACGCGCTGGGCCTGTTCCACGAGCAAACCCGCACCGACCGGGACAACTACGTGAACATCCTCACTCAGAACATTCAGTCGGGTTACGAGGGCAACTTCACCAAGTATTCGGCCCTGGGCTACGGCGGCACCGACTACGGCGTGCTCGATTTCGGCTCCATCATGATGTACGGCTCGTTCTCCTTCTCCAGCAACGGCCAGCCCACCATCACTAAGAAGGACGGCTCCACCTTCAACATCCAGCGTACTGGTCTCTCTGCCGGCGACAAGTCGGGCATCGACGCCATGTACTAA
- the icd gene encoding NADP-dependent isocitrate dehydrogenase: MAEKITIKNGKLNVPDQPIIPFIEGDGTGPDIWAASVRVFNAAVEKAYGGSRKLVWKEVLAGEKAFKQLNNWLPNETLDAFRDYLVGIKGPLTTPVGGGIRSLNVALRQELDLYACVRPVRWFEGVPSPVKHPELTDMVIFRENTEDIYAGIEYMNGTPQAQKMLEFLQDEMGVKKIRFPETSSFGIKPVSKEGTERLVRAAIQYAIEHKKPSVTIVHKGNIMKFTEGAFKTWGYELAEKEFGDKVYTWAQYDKVLAKQGQEVADAQQKAALDGGKILIKDSIADAFLQQILLRPADYSVVATLNLNGDYISDALAAIVGGIGIAPGANINYLTGHAIFEATHGTAPKYANQDKVNPGSVILSGALMLEHLGWQEAADLIYKGLEAAIAAKRVTYDFERLMEGATLLKCSEFGDEIINRM; encoded by the coding sequence ATGGCAGAGAAAATCACCATCAAGAACGGCAAGCTGAATGTGCCCGATCAACCCATCATCCCGTTCATTGAAGGCGACGGTACGGGTCCGGATATTTGGGCGGCTTCCGTGCGCGTGTTCAACGCGGCAGTAGAGAAAGCCTACGGCGGCTCGCGCAAGCTGGTGTGGAAAGAAGTACTGGCCGGTGAGAAAGCATTCAAGCAGCTCAACAACTGGCTGCCCAACGAAACCCTGGATGCCTTCCGCGACTACCTCGTGGGCATCAAAGGCCCCCTGACCACGCCCGTGGGCGGCGGTATCCGCAGCCTCAACGTGGCCCTGCGCCAAGAGCTGGATCTGTACGCCTGCGTGCGCCCCGTGCGCTGGTTCGAGGGCGTGCCCTCCCCCGTGAAGCACCCGGAGCTGACCGACATGGTGATTTTCCGCGAAAACACGGAGGATATCTACGCCGGCATCGAGTACATGAACGGCACCCCGCAGGCCCAGAAAATGCTGGAATTCCTGCAGGATGAGATGGGCGTGAAGAAAATCCGCTTCCCCGAAACGTCCTCGTTCGGCATCAAGCCCGTGAGCAAGGAAGGCACCGAGCGCCTCGTGCGCGCCGCCATCCAGTACGCCATCGAGCACAAAAAGCCTTCGGTGACCATCGTGCACAAGGGCAACATCATGAAGTTCACCGAAGGCGCGTTCAAAACCTGGGGCTACGAGCTGGCCGAAAAGGAGTTTGGCGACAAGGTGTACACCTGGGCCCAGTACGACAAGGTGCTGGCCAAGCAGGGCCAGGAAGTGGCCGACGCCCAGCAGAAAGCAGCCCTCGACGGCGGCAAAATCCTCATCAAGGACAGCATTGCCGACGCCTTCCTGCAGCAGATTCTGCTCCGCCCCGCCGACTACTCGGTGGTAGCCACCCTGAACCTGAACGGCGACTACATCTCCGACGCGCTGGCCGCCATTGTGGGCGGTATCGGCATTGCGCCCGGGGCCAACATCAACTACCTCACCGGCCACGCTATTTTTGAGGCCACCCACGGCACCGCGCCCAAGTACGCCAACCAGGACAAGGTGAACCCCGGCTCGGTTATCCTCTCCGGCGCCCTCATGCTGGAGCACCTGGGCTGGCAGGAAGCCGCCGACCTCATCTACAAAGGCCTCGAAGCCGCCATTGCCGCCAAGCGCGTCACCTACGACTTCGAACGCCTGATGGAAGGCGCCACCCTCCTCAAATGCAGCGAGTTCGGCGACGAGATTATCAACCGGATGTAG